From a single Aspergillus puulaauensis MK2 DNA, chromosome 2, nearly complete sequence genomic region:
- a CDS encoding DUF3455 domain-containing protein (COG:S;~EggNog:ENOG410PN9Z;~InterPro:IPR021851;~PFAM:PF11937;~TransMembrane:1 (i80-101o)), which produces MNAGVQVCNIWRWAELEYRWALRQTSFESRGIHVSIVWGGLYKRPGSILSLMFLTTQIYIRLREAPSSCDLFKSLKTTIVTMWIASFVSLLLLSATAAGALPTNLPRDASSYSYLFENAPDDLKLINCPLGNSVHFPESTLPAPSKGLELKFMTIGRGTQNYTCPANNNTAKPKATGATANLFDASCIAALHIDSDSGNQSPIHIVPDVLKPIAMGTVDFLADMLRRTRGQNMEIGKHYFTADGVPFFDLRSQHSSNDWLSCQKEAEISAPERPGNEGNEDVAWLKLKHVDGGLNEVYRLHTAGGAPPATCEGVSGEFTVDYAAEYWFYG; this is translated from the exons ATGAATGCAGGTGTGCAGGTATGTAATATTTGGCGTTGGGCTGAATTGGAATACAGATGGGCCCTTCGCCAGACTAGTTTTGAATCTAGGGGGATACATGTATCCATCGTTTGGGGTGGTCTATATAAGAGGCCAGGGTCTATTCTTTCCCTGATGTTTTTAACAACACAAATCTACATCCGACTTCGAGAAGCCCCATCTTCTTGTGATCTATTCAAGAGCCTTAAGACCACCATAGTCACCATGTGGATAGCTTCCTTTGTttcgctcctcctcctctcggCCACCGCTGCGGGCGCCCTACCAACCAACCTCCCTCGAGACGCATCGTCCTATTCATATCTATTCGAAAATGCCCCCGATGACCTCAAACTAATCAACTGCCCACTCGGAAACTCGGTTCACTTCCCCGAATCGACCCTGCCAGCTCCATCCAAAGGCCTAGAGCTCAAGTTCATGACCATCGGCCGCGGAACCCAGAACTACACCTGCCCcgcaaacaacaacaccgcgAAACCCAAAGCCACCGGTGCAACCGCAAACCTCTTCGATGCATCCTGTATCGCAGCTCTACACATAGACAGCGACTCCGGAAACCAATCCCCCATACATATCGTCCCTGACGTCCTCAAACCCATCGCAATGGGCACTGTGGATTTCCTAGCTGATATGCTAAGACGCACCCGGGGTCAGAATATGGAAATTGGAAAGCATTATTTTACTGCAGACGGGGTGCCCTTTTTCGACCTTCGCTCGCAACATTCGTCCAATGATTGGCTGTCTTGCCAGAAGGAAGCTGAGATTTCCGCGCCTGAGAGGCCCGGAAACGAAGGTAATGAGGACGTGGCatggctgaagctgaagcacGTTGACGGAGGCTTGAAT GAGGTTTACCGCCTACATACAGCCGGCGGCGCGCCACCTGCTACATGCGAGGGCGTCTCTGGAGAGTTTACGGTGGATTATGCAGCCGAGTATTGGTTCTATGGTTGA
- a CDS encoding SAP domain-containing protein (COG:S;~EggNog:ENOG410PRHJ;~InterPro:IPR040746,IPR003034,IPR036361;~PFAM:PF02037,PF18592), translated as MATDYAKKTNAELVEILKSRGLPHGGKKADMVSRLQENDNASTAAPAQTENADDVIDWEDDEVPTAGAAAAAKPAEAAAPAPAESAAPQAEGTKTEEAAQSAEAAQEGGAEAAAAGTAEEQEAQQPAEEKPAPNFSIGLSVTDLEEELKKRKARAEKFGITEESQAAIDSAEKKLERAKRFGTADEEAPSVESVSRLDQALPERSRKRGHGDNEQGGRGGKRRNFQGRNNQRNRGRGNRNQGQNQKQGQSQKSSTNNAAANGLSEKDKAALEARKKRFAAAA; from the coding sequence ATGGCTACCGACTACGCTAAGAAAACAAACGCAGAGCTTGTCGAGATCCTCAAGTCTCGAGGCCTCCCTCATGGCGGGAAGAAGGCCGATATGGTTTCCCGCCTCCAGGAAAACGACAACGCGAGCACCGCTGCGCCCGCCCAGACCGAGAACGCCGACGATGTAATCGActgggaggatgatgaggttcCTACCGCTGGTGCTGCCGCGGCCGCGAAACCCGCTGAGGCTGcggctcctgctcctgctgagAGCGCAGCCCCCCAGGCTGAAGGAACGAAAACAGAGGAGGCAGCCCAGAGCGCGGAAGCGGCTCAGGAAGGCGGCGcagaggctgcagctgcaggaacaGCAGAGGAGCAGGAAGCTCAACAACCTGCCGAAGAGAAGCCGGCGCCTAACTTCTCAATCGGTCTTTCTGTGACAGACCTTGAAGAGGAATTGAAGAAGCGTAAGGCTCGAGCAGAGAAGTTTGGTATCACGGAGGAATCTCAGGCTGCGATCGACagtgcggagaagaagcttGAGCGGGCTAAGCGGTTTGGAACcgctgatgaagaagccccCAGTGTTGAAAGTGTTAGCCGACTTGACCAGGCTCTGCCGGAGCGATCACGGAAGCGAGGCCACGGTGACAACGAGCAAGGTGGTCGTGGTGGTAAGAGACGGAACTTCCAGGGACGGAACAACCAGCGCAACCGTGGGCGTGGCAACCGCAACCAGGGTCAGAACCAGAAGCAGGGCCAAAGTCAGAAGAGTAGTACGAATAACGCCGCGGCGAATGGCTTGAGCGAAAAGGACAAGGCGGCTTTGGAGGCTCGGAAGAAGCGCTTCGCAGCCGCCGCGTAA
- the HHF1_2 gene encoding histone H4 (COG:B;~EggNog:ENOG410PPJQ;~InterPro:IPR009072,IPR019809,IPR001951,IPR035425;~PFAM:PF15511,PF02969;~go_component: GO:0000786 - nucleosome [Evidence IEA];~go_function: GO:0003677 - DNA binding [Evidence IEA];~go_function: GO:0046982 - protein heterodimerization activity [Evidence IEA]) — MSGRGKGGKGLGKGGAKRHRKILRDNIQGITKPAIRRLARRGGVKRISAMIYEETRGVLKSFLESVIRDAVTYTEHAKRKTVTSLDVVYALKRQGRTLYGFGG, encoded by the exons ATGTCTGGAC GTGGCAAGGGTGGTAAGGGTCTCGGAAAGGGCGGCGCCAAGCGTCACCGTAAGATCTTGCGTGACAACATCCAGGGTATCACCAAGCCCGCTATTCGACGTCTCGCGCGCCGTGGCGGTGTCAAGCGTATCTCCGCCATGATCTACGAAGAGACCCGCGGTGTCCTCAAGTCCTTCCTCGAGTCCGTTATTCGTGACGCCGTCACCTACACCGAGCACGCCAAGCGCAAGACCGTCACCTCTCTCGACGTCGTCTACGCCCTCAAGCGCCAGGGCCGTACTCTGTACGGTTTCGGTGGCTAG
- a CDS encoding uncharacterized protein (COG:S;~EggNog:ENOG410PFSK;~InterPro:IPR029063), whose product MSYRSDGGRIPRLREFGHQARNASTPTIATQSSSYGSASAQPSRPQIPRLMTQSTKTRARAASMSEAEENRPIVAQSNPILTPGSRPYMSSRAPTHPTDLQNTTLDRHVPRALHTAAVPQTPINNPPPVQSRPRNVLRRKAPTIGQHSANNTLQTESTRPSGLNVIIPNSAALDQTQLGSSQSSSQTELARKTPSPMVAPDQPTEPVTEQQVHHGPKELASLRTTVNTQNLPPFTPIFPSASTPSTRYSGSPGIWSRTSASTPASLSSCSPGITQPTKVGPRLRQPSPSHTRLPVFSPPGQKPGLPSSPAAGKTRSPNLAPGYGSATSLLTDNREDSAEVFETARSPPPAPSLLPRKTSTKSSIPRQVTDNTESHQPPEKRENSQLPELSDILGKRSNPKPSGKIPVRPSREGTEKLDLEPSPVVKTNIPPRAIKGHRRRISGGSSTGLASNQSAATSVDSLSSMASSQIRSPSSPELARKSPKTLTKEPRKATAPDSSPVKTRKFGLFPRKSKPELDAGQNEARSARKGPAAGTGHEGYGKYGQRGRKSSVSSTTDTRARSTSTAKSVSSKGSGRSRADTELDDFFLARLEPVYLNGGGMDDATLSRTQSEQSTGELSTKSAPGPTHRPVPPAGYHYEPSQVSKRASTFKESNRRDLSSPATISASNSQSKVPTLANPEKSKTRPGVHPTQIPSRKKESDSHTPPQAQSKKPSKRGLNMKWPFFHRDAAPAVPDPKPASQLPAQVASLGNRRPVAHYALVDTDSDPLEEIFYNLEDSPPTEETEDDDHMPPVEIPEGLRIKKQHESVLLPSPPKLHSEYAVTKPASPNVGFSKETMYTSQEPSPEERPSRLASVGRIPRVVSRKDRQHRPALQSFSRPFSVAEDPSSLTAIAPDQPRDEPGPSGNAQGLPLEAHRKPGNTGFDLTSPFSDPMKGSALDFLAGPYSNNEFLSFSPPRKDSLFSTSSGSESLAAITAVVPGPEAELMEDEIWGEYDEFIDHVLSPETPNLPFPGGLEPREKFELAARASRALQAGLNSGLAVPVSSPEQPTVSLTPASPRGSVNSVRLRRSKIANALHSSLSPTSQPSVSDMMARFRDDQEEVPTPYYNTDVQLPVITVEQPQPSIVSSPSLGPSPSFENCRQRNTILFDIAERDREGPTAQTNIRSGSLMTSRWLSFGRVLFSPAHNHVREGVQKRILVVDGLGNDDWSFYCALTYPNSDVYCLHEGPIHPASTHPAAWQPPSNHHTIHHASLENPVPFPKGFFAVTVLRFPAACSEAAQNNTISECKRVLRPGGYLEMSILDHDMVNMGVRTRRAVRKLKETMYLSDPSISLKPASDNIQKLLGSHGFDNLRRCMVRIPVAGMIVRSSASSSSTTCSNPSTLTTAAITSSTELSATSGSSGGQRSNTHEKSSSNDTVLSLGDLLSDPFPSPSNDESIRKIVARVGRWWYTRCYESPVLPNGDVDRSLWADKKILRECQKRGTGFRLLIAYTQKPSEKRRTASV is encoded by the coding sequence ATGTCGTACAGATCCGATGGCGGGCGAATACCCCGGTTGAGGGAATTCGGGCATCAAGCGCGAAACGCCTCAACGCCAACGATCGCCACCCAGTCCAGCTCTTATGGGTCGGCGAGTGCGCAGCCTTCAAGACCACAGATCCCGCGACTGATGACACAGTCAACAAAAACCAGAGCCAGGGCGGCCTCGATGTCTGAAGCAGAAGAGAACCGTCCAATCGTCGCACAATCAAATCCTATCCTCACTCCCGGCTCTCGCCCGTACATGTCCTCTCGAGCGCCTACTCATCCAACAGATCTTCAGAACACTACGTTAGACCGACACGTGCCGCGAGCCCTGCATACTGCTGCCGTGCCCCAGACCCCTATCAACAACCCACCGCCAGTCCAATCCCGTCCACGGAACGTACTGCGAAGGAAGGCGCCTACAATAGGTCAGCATAGCGCCAATAACACACTGCAGACTGAGTCGACGAGACCAAGTGGGTTGAACGTGATCATCCCAAACAGTGCCGCTCTCGATCAAACACAGCTAGGGTCTTCGCAATCTTCAAGTCAGACAGAATTGGCAAGGAAAACGCCATCGCCAATGGTTGCCCCAGACCAGCCTACTGAACCTGTCACCGAACAACAGGTCCACCATGGCCCAAAGGAGCTGGCAAGTCTTCGGACTACTGTTAACACCCAGAATCTACCACCATTCACTCCCATATTTCCCTCTGCTAGCACGCCATCTACACGATACTCTGGGTCACCTGGTATCTGGAGTAGAACGTCCGCATCCACACCCGCTTCTTTGTCGTCATGTTCACCGGGTATTACTCAACCTACGAAGGTTGGTCCTCGATTGAGGCAGCCAAGCCCCTCACATACTAGGCTTCCAGTGTTTTCACCTCCAGGGCAAAAGCCCGGCCTGCCAAGTAGCCCGGCAGCTGGGAAGACGAGATCGCCTAATTTAGCTCCTGGATATGGATCAGCTACGTCGCTTCTCACTGATAACCGCGAGGATTCTGCGGAGGTTTTTGAAACCGCGAGGTCTCCGCCTCCGGCACCCAGTCTACTGCCCAGAAAGACGTCGACAAAATCTAGTATCCCAAGGCAGGTCACGGATAATACGGAATCCCACCAACCAccggagaagagagagaataGTCAGCTGCCCGAGTTAAGTGATATTCTCGGGAAACGGTCCAACCCTAAACCATCGGGCAAGATTCCCGTTAGACCAAGCAGAGAAGGCACTGAGAAATTGGACCTGGAGCCATCGCCCGTCGTCAAAACAAATATACCCCCTCGCGCAATAAAGGGTCATAGACGGCGCATTTCTGGGGGGAGTTCCACAGGTCTGGCTTCGAATCAATCGGCGGCTACATCTGTTGATTCACTCAGTTCTATGGCTTCGTCCCAAATTCGCAGTCCCTCGTCGCCTGAATTGGCACGAAAGTCACCAAAAACGTTGACGAAGGAACCACGGAAAGCTACAGCGCCAGATTCAAGCCCTGTAAAAACTCGGAAGTTTGGACTTTTCCCTCGGAAATCGAAGCCTGAGCTGGATGCTGGTCAAAACGAAGCTCGATCCGCACGGAAAGGCCCCGCTGCTGGGACGGGCCACGAAGGCTACGGAAAGTATGGACAGCGCGGCCGCAAGTCCAGTGTTAGCAGCACGACTGACACTAGGGCAAGATCGACTAGCACGGCGAAGTCTGTTTCGAGCAAAGGTAGTGGCAGAAGTCGAGCGGACACAGAACTTGACGATTTCTTCCTCGCACGTTTGGAACCAGTGTATCTTAACGGCGGTGGTATGGACGACGCTACTTTATCAAGAACACAGAGTGAGCAAAGTACAGGCGAACTGAGTACAAAGTCAGCACCCGGTCCTACTCACCGGCCGGTTCCACCTGCCGGATATCATTATGAGCCTTCGCAGGTTTCGAAGAGAGCAAGCACTTTCAAGGAATCTAACCGCAGGGATTTGTCAAGCCCGGCAACCATTTCCGCGTCTAACAGTCAGAGCAAGGTCCCAACTCTCGCCAACCCGGAGAAATCCAAGACTCGGCCGGGCGTTCATCCTACTCAGATTCCGTCGCGCAAGAAAGAGTCCGATAGCCATACTCCGCCACAGGCCCAGTCGAAAAAACCATCTAAGCGCGGACTCAATATGAAGTGGCCATTCTTCCACAGAGATGCGGCACCTGCTGTTCCTGACCCGAAGCCTGCCTCCCAGCTGCCTGCACAAGTTGCAAGTCTTGGAAATCGCCGCCCAGTTGCTCACTATGCGTTGGTTGATACTGATTCCGACCCATTGgaagaaatattttataatctgGAAGACTCTCCGCCAAcggaagaaacagaagacgacgaccatATGCCACCAGTGGAAATACCCGAAGGGTTGAGGATCAAAAAACAACACGAATCTGTTCTTCTCCCGTCCCCGCCGAAGCTACACAGTGAATATGCAGTGACAAAACCCGCTTCACCCAACGTGGGATTTTCCAAGGAAACCATGTATACCAGCCAGGAGCCAAGTCCCGAAGAGCGCCCAAGCCGGCTAGCTTCTGTAGGAAGAATCCCGCGAGTTGTATCTCGAAAAGACCGACAACACAGGCCAGCTTTGCAGTCCTTCTCGCGACCATTTAGTGTGGCCGAGGACCCTTCGTCCTTGACTGCCATAGCCCCTGACCAACCGCGCGACGAGCCCGGCCCCAGCGGGAATGCTCAAGGCCTGCCTCTTGAGGCGCATCGCAAACCAGGAAACACTGGATTTGACCTAACTTCGCCGTTTAGCGACCCCATGAAGGGGAGCgccctcgacttccttgCGGGCCCTTACTCCAATAATGAATTCTTATCATTCTCACCTCCTCGAAAAGATTCATTATTCTCAACATCGAGCGGGTCTGAGAGTCTTGCCGCTATTACTGCTGTTGTTCCCGGACCTGAAGCCGAGCTTATGGAGGATGAAATATGGGGTGAATATGATGAATTTATTGATCATGTCCTCTCTCCGGAGACTCCAAACTTGCCGTTCCCTGGTGGACTAGAGCCTCGAGAGAAATTTGAGCTCGCGGCAAGGGCAAGTCGTGCTCTCCAGGCTGGGCTCAACAGCGGTCTCGCCGTGCCTGTGTCATCGCCCGAGCAGCCCACAGTTTCTCTGACTCCTGCATCGCCCCGAGGCAGCGTCAATTCGGTTCGCCTACGGCGTTCGAAAATTGCCAATGCCCTTCACTCGTCCCTTAGCCCGACTTCACAGCCTTCGGTGAGTGATATGATGGCACGTTTCCGCGATGACCAGGAAGAAGTACCTACCCCCTACTACAATACGGACGTGCAACTACCGGTCATCACTGTTGAACAGCCTCAGCCAAGCATAGTCAGTTCACCAAGTTTGGGCCCGTCCCCGAGTTTCGAGAATTGTCGCCAGCGGAACACCATCCTGTTTGACATTGCTGAACGTGACCGTGAAGGACCAACGGCACAGACAAATATTCGATCAGGCTCTCTAATGACCAGTCGTTGGCTGTCTTTCGGGAGAGTTCTTTTCAGTCCTGCGCATAACCATGTCAGGGAAGGGGTACAGAAGAGGATTTTGGTAGTCGATGGGCTTGGAAACGATGACTGGTCGTTCTACTGCGCCCTGACGTACCCAAATTCAGACGTATACTGCCTACACGAGGGACCTATTCATCCTGCGTCCACTCATCCAGCTGCGTGGCAACCCCCATCAAACCACCATACAATCCATCATGCCAGTCTCGAGAACCCAGTCCCATTCCCCAAGGGCTTCTTTGCCGTGACCGTTTTGCGATTTCCAGCCGCATGCTCGGAGGCAGCCCAAAACAACACCATCTCGGAATGCAAACGCGTCCTCCGTCCTGGTGGCTATCTGGAAATGAGCATCCTCGATCACGATATGGTAAACATGGGAGTCCGCACACGCAGGGCCGTACGAAAACTCAAGGAAACAATGTACCTCTCGGACCCTAGCATCAGCCTCAAACCCGCAAGTGACAACATCCAGAAACTGCTTGGTAGCCACGGATTTGACAACCTCCGCCGTTGCATGGTCCGCATTCCGGTCGCGGGGATGATCGTTCGCTCGtccgcctcttcctcgtccactACCTGCTCTAACCCGTCCACCCTGACAACCGCCGCTATAACATCCTCCACGGAGCTATCTGCTACATCAGGCTCCTCCGGAGGACAGCGGTCAAACACACACGAGaaatcctcctccaacgATACCGTCCTCTCTCTCGGAGACCTGCTTTCTGACcccttcccatccccatcaaaTGACGAATCGATCCGGAAAATCGTCGCCCGCGTCGGCCGCTGGTGGTACACCCGCTGTTACGAAAGCCCCGTTCTCCCCAATGGAGACGTTGACCGCAGCCTCTGGGCCGACAAAAAGATCCTCCGCGAGTGCCAAAAACGAGGAACCGGATTCCGATTGTTGATCGCATATACGCAGAAGCCGAGCGAGAAGCGTCGAACCGCAAGTGTTTGA
- a CDS encoding annexin (COG:U;~EggNog:ENOG410PJTM;~InterPro:IPR001464,IPR009117,IPR037104,IPR018502;~PFAM:PF00191;~go_function: GO:0005509 - calcium ion binding [Evidence IEA];~go_function: GO:0005544 - calcium-dependent phospholipid binding [Evidence IEA]) codes for MSYHNYPPQSQYPPPQQGYYPPGPGGQYNAPPPPHNQQAYPAPGPYPPQGGPPPGPPPSGPPHGYGAPYPPNGPGYPQGPGGYPGQPPAPPQQYGYPGGYQPQTHSPQPPQHPQSFPPGPGPQLGYGGPPPSAPPSAGYVPGQTANGDFRREADALRKAMKGFGTDEKALIQVLSKLDPLQVASVRATYSSHIRRDLYADVKSETSSYLRQGLLAIIDGPLHHDAASARDAVQGMGTKEWLLNDVLLGRSNADLNAIKSTYNQIYHRSIERDVDEDLSFKTKTLFSHVLRAARNSETQQVNYPALQSEAQHIHSATASRMVNNADEVSAIFARSSNNELKALSHAFQQRYHTSLEGHIEKEFSGHMKDALLHILRTALDPAMRDAVLLEECMKGMGTKDERLVVRAVRVHWDRQHLANVKAAYKHKYKQDLLQRVKGETSGDYQRMLIGLLE; via the exons ATGTCGTACCATAATTATCCACCACAAT CCCAATATCCACCCCCTCAACAGGGTTATTACCCACCCGGGCCGGGGGGCCAGTATAacgcgcctcctcctcctcacaaTCAGCAGGCTTACCCGGCTCCCGGGCCATATCCTCCTCAAGGTGGACCTCCACCTGGACCTCCACCTTCTGGACCTCCTCATGGATATGGTGCACCATACCCACCAAATGGCCCTGGATATCCTCAGGGGCCTGGGGGGTATCCTGGACAACCACCCGCTCCCCCGCAGCAGTACGGATACCCGGGTGGCTATCAACCACAAACACACTCGCCCCAGCCTCCACAACACCCCCAGAGTTTCCCACCCGGGCCAGGACCCCAACTAGGATACGGcggtcctcctccctctgccCCTCCTTCCGCAGGGTATGTCCCCGGACAAACTGCCAATGGGGACTTCCGCCGTGAAGCCGACGCGCTTCGCAAAGCCATGAAGGGCTTTGGAACAGACGAGAAAGCGCTCATCCAGGTCCTCAGCAAACTCGACCCGCTCCAAGTCGCCTCCGTCCGCGCAACCTATTCCTCCCACATCCGCCGTGATCTCTATGCGGACGTCAAATCCGAAACCAGCAGCTACCTCCGCCAGGGTCTACTCGCGATTATCGACGGTCCGCTCCACCATGACGCCGCATCCGCCCGCGACGCAGTCCAGGGCATGGGTACAAAGGAATGGCTCCTAAACgacgtcctcctcggccgCTCAAACGCCgacctcaacgccatcaaatCTACCTACAACCAAATTTACCACCGCTCTATCGAACGCGACGTCGACGAAGACCTCTCCTTCAAAACAAAGACCCTATTCAGCCACGTCCTGCGCGCCGCACGCAACAGCGAAACACAGCAGGTGAACTACCCCGCCCTCCAGTCCGAAGCACAGCACATCCACAGTGCCACGGCCTCGCGCATGgtcaacaacgccgacgaAGTCTCCGCGATTTTCGCCCGCAGTTCGAACAACGAACTCAAAGCCCTCAGCCACGCGTTCCAGCAACGTTACCATACCTCGCTTGAAGGGCATATCGAGAAGGAGTTCTCCGGTCACATGAAGGATGCACTGCTACATATACTCCGGACCGCGTTGGACCCTGCGATGCGTGACGCGGTTCTCCTTGAAGAGTGCATGAAAGGCATGGGGACGAAGGATGAGAGACTGGTTGTTCGTGCTGTCCGTGTTCACTGGGACCGCCAGCATCTTGCGAATGTTAAGGCCGCGTATAAGCACAAGTACAAGCAGGATCTCCTGCAGCGGGTGAAGGGTGAGACGAGTGGTGATTACCAGAGAATGTTGATTGGTTTGTTGGAGTAa
- a CDS encoding protein phosphatase regulator GAC1 (CAZy:CBM21;~COG:O,T;~EggNog:ENOG410PGU8;~InterPro:IPR038175,IPR005036;~PFAM:PF16760,PF03370;~go_function: GO:0005515 - protein binding [Evidence IEA]), whose amino-acid sequence MPYTAPLKTSPSTQHIEHSDLSTPPSPSSPTVANPHAGNLNLPPSYSSASYVRRHRRSPSNSKTFIFPAPDNGHEHNRNADTYASVRQSPSPVNEGPIPPGALLSPPESTQNSSDEESTTRSRDVLQLEELEAAVRSIEQRRASSPDRQLDIPSTASGEGGAAAAGKPVRSCMARDNRMVAHSRSFVENAVTRKQEEALTSSPEDSDRDEPEPKSPMVRKKSGELVRPALRPPSARRRPSSMPGTPTYAKAVHFDAQLEHIRHFLQLDKPQAVSAGSSPVEDMDGETEYPFHIKSSEPAAFEWGLRLSNFPHKLSPETNQRVRLERLFLSTDKHSLVGLVVVANLAFEKHVAARFTFDGWRTTSEVTAEYSHDARQKQLHDGYDRFMFNIRLDEQTNLDKKTMFVCIRYNVNGQEYWDNNGVRDYQVNFTKIPKAKSKTEEIPRPRPRINLPRSRSFTGSGSRPHSMPSSLKDFSDMHRYISFGPPLNDRKGKPEDDDDVPRDPEAPVPLRRDKQHHQVFGNRYDFESSLSAVMRTKPELDRTMLTARAKSETPVPQSDSRAPSARAPRLSQPSPEKPSSMTSDKPNRESSVYRELVDRYCFFGSPQKPNLPLKANDSGASQTASSSPPSSPPKNYTMKESSADASRSLPTSPPSTYSYKYFDPMQESLLNETKTPALISG is encoded by the coding sequence ATGCCATACACTGCGCCGTTGAAGACGTCGCCTTCTACACAGCACATTGAACACTCCGATCTGAGCACTCCTCCGTCTCCAAGCTCACCCACCGTGGCCAACCCTCATGCAGGCAACCTAAACCTGCCCCCGTCATACTCCTCTGCCTCTTATGTCCGTCGACACCGACGATCCCCATCCAACAGCAAGACGTTCATATTTCCAGCGCCGGACAATGGCCATGAGCACAACCGGAATGCCGACACTTATGCCAGTGTTCGGCAATCGCCTTCACCTGTGAATGAAGGCCCGATCCCCCCCGGAGCCCTGCTTTCGCCTCCGGAATCGACACAGAACTCGAGCGATGAGGAGTCAACTACTCGGTCGAGGGATGTGCTTCAACTGGAAGAATTGGAGGCTGCTGTTAGGTCAATCGAACAAAGGCGGGCCTCATCTCCTGATAGACAGCTGGACATACCTTCAACAGCAAGTGGGGAGGGCGGtgccgctgctgcggggAAGCCTGTGCGTTCTTGTATGGCGAGGGATAATCGCATGGTCGCCCATTCTCGGTCGTTTGTCGAAAACGCAGTCACTCGAAAGCAGGAGGAAGCTCTGACAAGCTCCCCGGAGGACAGTGATCGGGATGAGCCCGAACCAAAATCTCCGATGGTGCGCAAAAAGTCCGGTGAGCTTGTAAGGCCAGCGTTACGTCCACCCTCGGCTCGTCGGCGGCCGTCTAGCATGCCTGGGACTCCTACGTACGCGAAGGCGGTTCATTTTGATGCCCAGTTGGAACATATCCGCCATTTCCTGCAGCTTGACAAGCCCCAGGCCGTCAGTGCTGGCTCGTCACCCGTGGAGGACATGGATGGTGAAACGGAGTACCCATTTCATATCAAATCATCGGAGCCTGCGGCTTTTGAATGGGGGCTTCGGCTGTCGAACTTTCCTCATAAATTGTCTCCAGAGACGAACCAACGTGTTCGCCTAGAACGACTGTTCCTGTCAACCGACAAGCACTCtttggttggtttggtggtAGTTGCTAACCTTGCTTTCGAAAAGCATGTTGCTGCCCGTTTCACATTTGATGGTTGGAGAACTACCTCGGAGGTAACCGCCGAGTATAGCCATGATGCTCGACAGAAGCAGTTGCATGATGGATACGACCGGTTCATGTTTAACATCAGACTGGACGAGCAGACAAATCTGGATAAGAAAACAATGTTCGTCTGTATCAGATATAATGTGAACGGCCAGGAATACTGGGATAACAACGGCGTAAGGGACTATCAAGTCAATTTCACAAAGATCCCGAAGGCGAAGTCAAAAACAGAGGAGATACCTCGCCCGCGTCCTCGTATTAACTTACCTCGAAGTCGAAGCTTTACCGGGTCTGGCAGTCGACCCCATTCAATGCCCTCGTCTCTGAAAGACTTTTCTGACATGCATCGCTACATATCATTCGGCCCTCCACTGAACGATCGAAAGGGAAAGCctgaagacgacgacgatgtgCCTCGTGATCCTGAGGCGCCAGTTCCCTTACGCCGCGATAAACAGCATCACCAGGTTTTCGGCAATCGCTATGATTTTGAATCATCCCTGTCTGCTGTCATGCGCACAAAACCAGAACTTGATCGCACTATGTTGACTGCCCGGGCAAAATCAGAAACTCCTGTGCCGCAGTCTGATTCACGGGCTCCATCAGCTCGTGCGCCTCGACTTTCTCAACCGAGCCCCGAAAAGCCTTCTTCGATGACATCAGACAAGCCGAACCGTGAATCTTCGGTGTATAGGGAACTTGTGGATCGATACTGTTTCTTCGGTTCTCCCCAAAAGCCGAATCTCCCACTCAAAGCGAATGATTCAGGGGCAAGCCAAACCGCCAGTTCATCGCCACCGTCGTCACCGCCAAAGAACTATACGATGAAGGAAAGCTCTGCCGATGCGTCTCGGAGCTTACCAACATCTCCCCCGTCGACATATTCATACAAGTACTTTGACCCTATGCAAGAAAGTCTCTTGAATGAAACTAAAACACCTGCCCTGATAAGCGGATAA